In candidate division WOR-3 bacterium, the DNA window TTCTTGTTACGGCGGATGTCATGTCTTGGTTCTTTCAAGCCACTAACTCGGCGGGAGTACACAATGCAGTTGCATCCGGATAGATGTCTTGGGGCAAGCAGCAGAAGAGTCCTGTGAATTCTGCGCGTCGCCTGGCAAGAGAGCATTTCTTACCGCCGACCGTTGGCAGCTAGCGAGTCGCGGCCGATGGCGTCACGGCTGTACTCAACGAGCCTCTGTCAAGGTCTTCATATACGGAAGCATCAATACCGGGACACAGTCTGACTGGGACTGCGAGCTAGGTTCTTGGTCTGGAGAACTCGCAGCCGCAGTAAGACTGGCGGTACAAACCCAGTTCGCGGGAAAGCTCCACGCTGTGCCTGAACCCGTCCTGCTTCTTCCAATCGGCTTCGAGGAACCGAAGCCCATGGGCCGCGCACGCTTCCCGGCCGATTGCGTTGATGACCGATGCTTTCTTGTTCCGGCCGATGGTGAGCGTTGACGCAACGATAGCGCAGTCGTTGGCCCGCGCCGCTGCAGCCGCAGCTTCAAGCCTCAGACGATAGCACGCCTCGCAGCGCCTGCCACCCTCAGGTTCATCTTCCAGCCCGTGCACCGTCTCAAGGAACCGGTCGTGCGCATACGACTCCACGTCAACCGGCACGTGCCACTGGGCGCTGAGTTCCTGAACCGCGACCAGCCGGCGCAGATACTCATCTTCCGGCGCGATGTTCGGGTTGTAGAAGAAGCCGGTCAGTTCGTACTGGTCGCTAAGCCGCCGGACCACGTGAGTCGCGCACGGCCCGCAGCAGATGTGCAGCAGCAGCTTCGGTTTCACCAACTCAGTGGTAGTACCAGATGGAGCGGTAGTCTTTCGGGTTTTCCCCTACCGACTTGAGCCACTCAAGATACTCCCAGATTCCGACATCGGTCTCGATGTAGGTCGGCGCGAGCGAGATGCCTTTTTCCCACGGATGGAACTCGTAGACCCGGCGCCCGTCCGGCCGAACCATTATGAGCCGGTGGTGCTGTCCGGCCCGGACGTAGTTCTTGCCCATACCCGGCACGTTGAACACCGCCTCGTCGGTTCTGACCAGTCCGGGCACGAGCCGTGCCTCTTCCTTCTGCTCTTGCAGCAGCCGGGCAATCGGCACGCGGAAGTCCACCGTTTCTTCCTTGCCCTTGGTGTTGAAGGTGTAGTACGGGTCAACGCCGATGAGCCGTAGCAAACGGCGAAGCGCGACCGCTTCGAACCTCCGGCTGTTCTCACGGGTGAAGACCATCTGATTGTAGACGGCAATGCCGCGGCGGCGCAGTTCTTGGACCGCGGCCACGGTCTCGGGCGTCACCTCGTAGACGTGCTGGATGTGAGTGACAAGGCAGACTTCGCGCCGGCCCGGCTCGTGGTGCCGGGCGATGACATTGGCCAGGTCGTGCGTGATGCGCATCGGCAGCGTCACCGGCACGCGGGAGCCGATGCGGATGCGCTCGATGTGCCTGATTTCGGCCAGCCGTTCAAGCAGCCCGGCGATGAAGCGCGTACCGGCCACCAGGGGGTCTCCGCCGGTCACGAGCACCTCGGTTACGTGGCGGTGGTGCCGGAACCAGTCAATAGCCTGCTCCAGTCGCTCGGCCGGTGCAAGCGCGTCGTCGGCCCAGGGCCGGCTGATTTCCCAGTTGCGCTGGCAGTAGACGCACACCTGGGCGCAGGTATTGTAGGGCTTGAGAATCGCGATGCGTGGATAGCGCCTGGTCACGAGGTCAATCGGCGAGGTGTCGTGCTCGAGCATGAAGTCGAGCGAGTGAAGTCCCTTTTCCCGGTTCGCCTGCATCAGTTCGACGTAGTCGGCCGATGGTATCACCTGAGCTCGGATGGAGTGGTCGAGCATTCGGCTGGTGTTGTAGTCCATCAGCGAGGCATAGTGCGGGGTGATGCCGAACGGTATCGCGTTGTCCGCAGCCTGGTCAATCGCCTCCCGTTCCTCCTCGGTCAGCCGCACGAGCCGGCCGAGCGTCGCTGAGTCGCGGATGATGTGGCGCAGTTGCCAGACGTGGTTATGCCACTGTTCCTCGCCCGCGCCGAACGCCGCCGCGATGCGCTGTCGGTTGTACTCGCGCCGCCGCACGACCTCGGCATCGAGCCCGCTCGGGTACCGGTCGAGCCAAGTCTCGATATGCTCAGCCAGCCGGTCGAGGTCGCGGGATCGCGCCCTGGCCGCGGCCCCGCCCGACAGTTTCTCCGGCGGTTCCACGGCGATTTCCGGGTAGAGCCGCGACTCGCCTCGGATGCCGCGGAAAAGATGGCGGAACTCCTCCTTGAATCCGGGCGCGACCGTATCCTCGGCCGATTCGCCC includes these proteins:
- a CDS encoding epoxyqueuosine reductase QueH; this translates as MKPKLLLHICCGPCATHVVRRLSDQYELTGFFYNPNIAPEDEYLRRLVAVQELSAQWHVPVDVESYAHDRFLETVHGLEDEPEGGRRCEACYRLRLEAAAAAARANDCAIVASTLTIGRNKKASVINAIGREACAAHGLRFLEADWKKQDGFRHSVELSRELGLYRQSYCGCEFSRPRT
- a CDS encoding KamA family radical SAM protein, coding for MTTPKFQPIWDANPELYDVLRESENLAQARERVFDYLNRQEQKFLNHEFDLHALELVTVIECTDVMKQVISQRSEAVTGHSALRILWRAARGESAEDTVAPGFKEEFRHLFRGIRGESRLYPEIAVEPPEKLSGGAAARARSRDLDRLAEHIETWLDRYPSGLDAEVVRRREYNRQRIAAAFGAGEEQWHNHVWQLRHIIRDSATLGRLVRLTEEEREAIDQAADNAIPFGITPHYASLMDYNTSRMLDHSIRAQVIPSADYVELMQANREKGLHSLDFMLEHDTSPIDLVTRRYPRIAILKPYNTCAQVCVYCQRNWEISRPWADDALAPAERLEQAIDWFRHHRHVTEVLVTGGDPLVAGTRFIAGLLERLAEIRHIERIRIGSRVPVTLPMRITHDLANVIARHHEPGRREVCLVTHIQHVYEVTPETVAAVQELRRRGIAVYNQMVFTRENSRRFEAVALRRLLRLIGVDPYYTFNTKGKEETVDFRVPIARLLQEQKEEARLVPGLVRTDEAVFNVPGMGKNYVRAGQHHRLIMVRPDGRRVYEFHPWEKGISLAPTYIETDVGIWEYLEWLKSVGENPKDYRSIWYYH